A genome region from Rubrobacter calidifluminis includes the following:
- a CDS encoding glycosyltransferase, protein MISNDIVPAQEMPVAAPGLRAFGLAEGLRAHGFEVKTVLTRGFAERQWFRFGSAVPHPTAPDTVVVAARRLAGFLEANSPAVAIMINSNQADHLRPVEGVRYVLDFFAPKMLETLYQRGEEYPAGELELLRERKLRAIRLADAFIVNGEKKVPYFLAWLLQAGRDVRHLPFEVVNMCVPLAFGGGEPEMREGVRFAIAGYLQQWGTLGAWVGELEGRLDRPGVSLDLLTPWHWGGNVERAHASKGDLDRIAAHPSVTAHGQMRFSDFRRFLAGVDVAVDLFEHNLEREYAMVTRSVVALACGVPVVHPPFTEVSRMISRYDAGWLVDPARPREVGRVFDEIIANPEEVYRKKKNARTLAREMVDPEVAVEPLARILEGL, encoded by the coding sequence GTGATCTCGAACGACATCGTGCCGGCCCAGGAGATGCCGGTCGCCGCCCCGGGGTTGAGGGCGTTCGGGCTCGCCGAGGGGCTGCGGGCGCACGGCTTCGAGGTGAAGACCGTACTGACGCGGGGGTTCGCCGAGCGGCAGTGGTTCAGGTTCGGGAGCGCCGTCCCTCATCCCACCGCGCCGGATACCGTGGTGGTGGCCGCCCGGAGGCTCGCGGGGTTCCTGGAGGCCAACTCCCCGGCGGTTGCGATCATGATCAACTCGAACCAGGCCGACCACCTGCGCCCCGTCGAAGGCGTGCGCTACGTGCTGGATTTCTTCGCCCCCAAGATGCTCGAGACGCTCTACCAGCGAGGCGAGGAGTACCCGGCCGGGGAGCTCGAACTCCTTCGGGAGCGCAAGCTGCGCGCGATCCGGCTCGCCGACGCCTTCATCGTCAACGGCGAGAAGAAGGTGCCCTACTTCCTGGCCTGGCTCCTGCAGGCCGGACGCGACGTAAGGCACCTGCCGTTCGAGGTGGTGAACATGTGCGTCCCGCTCGCCTTCGGGGGTGGGGAGCCGGAGATGCGCGAGGGGGTGCGGTTCGCGATCGCGGGCTACCTGCAGCAGTGGGGCACGCTCGGGGCGTGGGTCGGGGAGCTGGAGGGACGGCTCGACCGTCCGGGGGTGAGTCTTGATCTCCTCACTCCCTGGCACTGGGGCGGGAACGTCGAGCGTGCACACGCCTCCAAGGGAGACCTGGATCGCATCGCCGCCCATCCTTCGGTCACGGCGCACGGACAGATGCGCTTCTCGGACTTCAGGAGGTTCCTCGCCGGGGTAGACGTCGCGGTCGACCTCTTCGAGCACAACCTGGAGCGGGAGTACGCGATGGTGACCCGCTCGGTGGTGGCGCTCGCGTGCGGGGTGCCGGTCGTTCATCCACCCTTCACGGAGGTCTCGCGCATGATCTCACGCTACGACGCCGGATGGCTCGTCGACCCGGCGAGACCGCGGGAGGTCGGGAGGGTCTTCGATGAGATCATCGCGAACCCGGAGGAGGTCTACCGCAAGAAGAAGAACGCCCGCACGCTAGCGCGGGAGATGGTCGATCCGGAGGTCGCGGTGGAGCCGCTGGCGCGCATCCTGGAGGGGCTCTAG